The following nucleotide sequence is from Synechococcus sp. KORDI-52.
ACGACGGCTGTATGCCCTCTTGCACCAGGGCACGTCAAACTAAGCGCGTGACGGTTGTGCTGTGTTGATTCGCCTTCGTCTTCTGCTGATCAGCTTCGGCGGTGGCCTGCTGCTGCTGCTGCTGCTCTGCCTTGGAGCGCAGAACCTTCAGGATCGCCACACGATCCAACTCGGGGGGCAGCGCTCGGTGCCTCTTCCCACGGGTTTTATCGTGGGCGTTGCTCTGGTGATCGGTGTGATCAGTGGCGGAACCGCGACGGCCGTCTTGCTTCCCGATCAGCGCGATCGCTTCGATTAAGAGCGATCAACTCCGGTGATCAGGCATCAAGCGCAATCAGCGTTCCGTCCAACACCAAGCGAGTGATGCCTCGAGCCAACAGGTAGCTGCTGGTGCGCTGAAACACAGCCGTATCGGGAACCTTGATCACCCGCTGGCTCCGCCCGCACTGGCGCTTTGCAGCGCGAGGGCTGGCAAACAGGCACAACCCGTGACGTTCCTGCTCGGCATCGTCGAGGAGTCCCAACTCGGGAAACTCCTTGAGTGGGCGCGCATCCAGCTCAACCACCTTGTCGACAAGCATGTAGGCGCTGTCGGGCAGCAGGTCGACACTGAACGGTTGCGCCTGATTCAGGGGACGATCACTGAGCTCACCAACGCCCAGCAAGGGGACAAGCTCCGTGAAGGTTTCTGTGCTGCCGTTGTCCTCGTCTTCAGCGAGCTCATCATCAGGGTCTTCGCCGAAGTCATCAGCGTCATCAAGGGCCAAGCTGCTGTCATCAGCCTTGATGGAGTCAGCTTCGGATTCAATCGGCTTGGTGGGTCCTACCTGATGAGCAGCAGCAGCCGATCCCCTGAGGCGACTGGCTTTCAAGGCCGCATAGGCCTCAGCGGGCATCATTGATTTCACCGTACGGCTGACGGTGTTGGCACTGCAGCCAAAGGAATCGGCCAGAGCAGCTGTTGACTCGCCGGCCTTGTAGCGACCCACCAGATCCTGTTTTTCGCTGTCGCTGAGACGACGCGGCGTCATGGATCCCG
It contains:
- a CDS encoding helix-turn-helix domain-containing protein, which gives rise to MTPRRLSDSEKQDLVGRYKAGESTAALADSFGCSANTVSRTVKSMMPAEAYAALKASRLRGSAAAAHQVGPTKPIESEADSIKADDSSLALDDADDFGEDPDDELAEDEDNGSTETFTELVPLLGVGELSDRPLNQAQPFSVDLLPDSAYMLVDKVVELDARPLKEFPELGLLDDAEQERHGLCLFASPRAAKRQCGRSQRVIKVPDTAVFQRTSSYLLARGITRLVLDGTLIALDA